One part of the Mariniblastus fucicola genome encodes these proteins:
- a CDS encoding outer membrane beta-barrel protein: MLSCIGGAFALAGSASAQQATPAAYATSPAPVVYQDAVTSDCGCSGTTSGYSYDSAPSAYGCSTCSSGIGTRLGNGCGLGSRIGSRCGGGLGECNLGEQWKLFGSDCEEPRFNLGGWLQGGYHSENNGLFNSNREDFNLHQAWFYAEKVAESENGQLGFGFRFDAMYGIDSGDTQAFGNTQDLGGNPRGFDNTFGRGGDYGWAIPQLYGEVAGDNWSAKVGHFYTLIGYEVVTAPDNFFYSHAMTMYNSEPFTHTGAIGTFNLSDDLTAYAGWTLGWDTGFDQFQDGSSFLGGFSAPMGEFSTLTYMTTIGDLGARGREAYSHSVVVDTALTDKLNWVVQSDMLRVDSTGEDNVGLNQYFLYSINECLGVGSRIEWWKGDSLTGYAPHGGTLPATGSHSYYAATFGVNVKPHANIIVRPEYRVDWSPALGYDEGYFGVDVIALF, from the coding sequence ATGCTTTCATGCATCGGCGGAGCATTTGCACTTGCTGGTTCAGCAAGTGCTCAACAGGCCACCCCGGCGGCCTACGCTACATCACCTGCTCCTGTCGTCTATCAGGACGCAGTGACATCTGATTGCGGTTGCTCAGGCACCACATCAGGATACTCTTACGACTCAGCCCCGTCTGCCTACGGTTGCTCAACTTGCAGCAGCGGAATCGGTACTCGTCTCGGAAACGGATGCGGACTGGGCAGTCGAATTGGAAGCCGTTGCGGCGGTGGACTTGGCGAGTGCAACCTTGGCGAACAGTGGAAGCTTTTCGGAAGCGACTGCGAAGAGCCACGTTTCAATCTTGGTGGATGGCTGCAAGGCGGCTACCACAGCGAAAACAACGGCCTGTTCAATTCGAACCGGGAAGATTTCAACCTGCACCAAGCCTGGTTTTACGCTGAAAAAGTTGCTGAATCAGAAAACGGTCAGCTCGGATTTGGTTTCCGTTTCGACGCCATGTACGGTATCGATTCTGGCGACACTCAAGCGTTCGGCAACACGCAGGACCTGGGCGGAAACCCACGTGGTTTCGACAACACGTTTGGCCGCGGTGGCGATTACGGTTGGGCGATTCCACAGTTGTACGGCGAAGTCGCTGGCGACAACTGGTCGGCTAAAGTAGGTCACTTCTACACGCTGATCGGCTACGAAGTTGTGACTGCCCCCGACAACTTCTTCTACAGTCACGCAATGACGATGTACAACAGCGAGCCGTTCACGCACACTGGTGCTATTGGAACATTCAACCTGTCAGACGACCTCACTGCTTACGCTGGTTGGACGCTTGGTTGGGACACTGGTTTCGATCAGTTCCAGGACGGAAGCAGCTTCCTTGGTGGTTTCAGCGCTCCAATGGGTGAGTTCTCGACACTGACTTACATGACTACCATTGGTGATCTCGGAGCTCGCGGACGCGAAGCTTACAGCCACAGCGTTGTGGTTGATACAGCTCTGACCGACAAGTTGAACTGGGTTGTTCAAAGCGATATGCTTCGCGTTGACAGCACCGGCGAAGACAACGTTGGGTTGAACCAGTACTTCCTTTACAGCATCAACGAATGCCTGGGCGTTGGCTCACGTATCGAATGGTGGAAAGGCGATTCGCTTACAGGATACGCTCCACACGGTGGAACGCTTCCAGCGACTGGCTCACACTCTTACTACGCAGCCACCTTCGGCGTTAACGTCAAGCCGCACGCGAACATCATCGTGCGTCCTGAGTACCGCGTCGACTGGTCGCCAGCACTCGGTTACGACGAAGGCTACTTCGGCGTTGACGTAATCGCACTGTTCTAA